The DNA window agatttccatatttttaaagatgttaatttttaaaaattacagagAACTCCTAACTTATTGGATAGATGTGAATTATCAGATTGATGCAAAAGAAATCCAAGTTTTTGGTTTCATCAGTTTCAACACTACTACACTACAGCGATAAAGTAAGACTTTTAAACGACTCACGATATTTTTTGGGAGGTTCATTTTACGCTTTTCTAAGTGTATGTATAAGTGTCAACGAATGTTCCGAACAACGTTggttccaaaattttcctgtCGGCAACATCGGCCTCCAGAACGAACCACAAGGTGGGCCCCACCAACACTCGACAACGGTCGGCCGAACGAGTTCTACTTGCGTTCGCCGAGACTGTCCTGGCCCAGTACAGTGTTGATGTTTTGAGGGATTTTGGCGGCAATTCAGTCAAGTTTGAACTCGTAGAAGTAGATTCAAGAAAAGCTGTGGTTGGTCGTCTAAAAATATATACcggtttttttggaaaaagcgacctgaatttcgtttcatatacatatatttagaAGGGGCATAAAGTAAGTTTTCCAACAATGTATAAAGCTCCGTACAAAGGTCTTAGTTTATTGCCATGAAATAGTGTTGGAAGTGATGGAACAAAAACCCTACGTTCCTCTTACACCAACcttaaaaaattcttatatatggtttttttttacttgcttTCACATCTCTAAACAAACAGCGATGAATTTATGAAACACTAAcagtttgtctttttttttattttattttttgctatatcatttttcccttcattttaGTACGACAACTACATCCTATTGAAGTgtgcgatttttcttctaaaatatgCATAAAGTAGGTTATTCGGTTAACAACGAGTAATTTCTTCTCTAGATGGCCAAGGATTCTTTTATTTAAGAAATCCTTGGAtacgaattccagaaaaacgcgttgcgcatcccaagtggactgatacgccagtgcctttatcctttatcctctattaGAAATTCTGCAACATAGGCCAAAATTGTCCCTGGAGGACTATTATCAGCCTCGTTACAAGAAAATGTTTgcgtcaacaacaacaatccaAGTTGGTCTTGGAACCTATCGTTAAAGATGCATCGAAGTCACAACGCTACTAGTTTTAGATGACTTTGTCCTGTTGGACTTCTCCTATTCAAAAAGTGCCCAACATGCAGCAACTTGTCCAGGGACTCGTTGAATTTCTGAACTTGGGTAGGGAAGACTAGGGTCCCATCACTCTCATGCGCATTATGGCAAAGCTTAGCTGAGCTCCAAGTACTCCTAGCAGATTTTGAGTAAGGACATACGAACTAGAAATTATGATTGGTAGTGTTGCAATCCGAGCGCATGTTTAATGCCAAATTCTAGcatcttcttgattttttttgtcttcgcAAATAGGAGATGAGCAGAAATGTGACCTCAGGATTTCTTTCACACATGCAACAATAATAACACTATGACATTATTGCATGTACAGTAATGAGCTAACTTTCGTAAATCCCTACGGCCGGGAACTTATCTCCCTGCAGAGGTCTCCGCTCTGTCGAATTTGGGGCATGGCATGCCACAGGTCGCTGCCACAGCGTTTATAGTACCTAAGGTACAGAAATTCATTGATTACCATGGCAACACATCGTTCCAGTCATAATCTAACTCAGCGCGCTGAAACGATAACGTCTATCTTCGAGAAGACGAGAAACCCTACCACCGAGAATGGGTGCAGGCGTATAGGCACAAGCGAAGAGCGTTGATTAAACTCAACGAATAAATAGGAAAGTAAGGACGTAAAAATACAGTTACTATTATTCAGCCCATTGAAGACAGCGCGGTTTTTTCGTATCTGGCGCTGTCCGTGTTTTCACTTCCCTAGTCCATGCTGTGTGTAAATACTGTTCGAAGATAATAAACCATGAGGTACGGAAAAACTTCTCAAGAATTAGGAAAGCATGGGAACTTGCTGTTGAAAAGCCGTTGGAAAGTGTGAAACTCAACGGCGAGCGGCGCCGTCGTCAAACTGGCAGGGACATTATAAAcatttttagaagattttgtttttatgagcTCAATTCAGTCGTTAAGCGGACATTTCCCCGAAAAATTAGATGGAAAATGAGAAACTTCTCAAGAGGAGACTTCTTCACGAGTTCACGAGACGTTACATCGAATTGCGATAAATTTCTCAACGTTTAGTAGCACCACAACAGCAAAAACAACCGCCAACAACACTAATCAGAGGCAGACCATCTTCTGAGAGGTCTGGTCCAAGCTTCTTCTAAGCAGTccgactatcacttttttGGACGTTCCCATGTGTCGAGAATCACTTCTTAAACCACACTTTGGCGCGTTTCGATTTGCATTAGCGATACTGTCGATCAGCTGTTGCTTCGGAATGATCGCGTCGTGTTGACTGCTATCGCCGCAGGAGTTCCACCTAAACGTTCGAACGTTTTCGGCGCTACCTCCATGGGACACCAGTTCAGCTGATTTCAACCTCTTTTTGTGAACTGGCCGAGCTGCATGTATTCGCTCCAAATCCCGTATGACACGTGCAATTTTGTGAAGCAGGAACGCACTCACCTTCTTTGCAAATCACTCCGAACCGGTTTCAATGTATAGCTGTGGAATCTGGCTCTCAAAAAAGGCCGACTTCAAAAATAGGAACGCAAGAAGCTGAGAAAACTTGGTCTCATTAGACAAGACTTATTAGTTTTCCAGAAACGTTTGCACGTTTTCGTAATCAAAGCTGCAGGTTTCAGTGGATTCGTCCTTCCATAGTTTGATATCTCTTTCGACACCTCCAAAAATACCACCTCTGATCTCTGTCCATCATCAGAAACACGTTTTCGCTAGCCGACAAAGGAAAGAACACCGTTGCTATTCATCTCATACTCTTTTGTGACAAGTGTTTCTTTtgtaatatgaaaaaattgcaaaaataacCTGTTCGTGTTCTTTCGTTAGTCTGAGTTCGAGGAAAAACTCTATCTTTCAGTATTTTACTCCGTTGAGCTTTGGCTAAACGTGAGACTCAACTGGAACTCCATTATTCTTAAGCTAATTGCAAATTTCCAGCATTCGGGCTTTTAGAGTCCTTTCGAAGAAGGTAAACCACTGCcaccactatttttttttgccattctCCGCTAGTCAATGTTCTGCCGCCTGTCTGTCgttattttttcctcgtgGTTCGTGGACTGTAGTACTGCGATGGTGATGATCATTCGAACATTCTAGCTAATTTGCTGCATACTTCTTCAGGAAATCTGATCAAATCCGAGGATTTTCGGTTCATACAGCTCCTTATTTTCACGTCTTCTGTTTTGTTTCCGTTTAACACAGTAAGGGTCATTTATACCTAGTATATATCTAGTACGAAGCACTGCTTAGGATGTGGAAACcagcaaaatttcatttccttggGAGCAAATGTCATTATTTGGAGATTTTTAATTCTTAGAACACGTTTTTGGGGAGATCCTGTacatttctagaaagaaatttgataaataataaaaattcactttcaaacccgcaaatttcgaaattttgatCGAAAATTATCTTCAGCTTTCAGATCCGGAATAGAAGCTCTCGCTATAGACTGCCGAAAGTAATTGAACGTGAGACTGATTATATGACAGAGTGAGAGGAAATATatattaaaaattactttgttttgattcgaatgaaaaaaaacaacactccTCCTTCCACCGTTAATAGCAGTGCACTTCGCAGATCAAGTACATGCTACTAAACACCTTTATATCTGTTCCATAGATGCAGTGCCTTTCCCTTGCCAGGGAGAACTGAGAGGTTTTTGCTCATGCAGTGAATCCGTTCATCCGATTCCGTGTCTATTTTTCCTTCGCCAGGTTTGTGAGCTCCTCGATCTCTTCGCGACGCTGTTTTTGCCACAGCGATAAACTAATTGCAGTCAAATTCGCTTCAAAGGAGTTGTGTGTTGTGTTTTTCGCAGACGTTGTCTTATGTTCAGTCGGCAGCGCCGAGCGACTTGTTCGTCGACGAGATGGCGTGTGAAATTGGGGTGTGGTCGCGGAAATACACGGATAACAGCAATTAGACTGTGTGTCGTCGTCGATGACTAAACTGACAACATGTTGTCCTTGACGAATTTGTTTGTTGCGACATTTATCGGCATTCCAAGTTCCgtctcgtctttttttccgtcCACCGATCTTTGCTCCCTTTCCGGTAGCAATGGTCATCGCCGacgttgttgaaaaaaacgCCCAATCGTCAATGGAAATTTATGTTCTGCTGAATCTAATCAATACAATCCGTTCATTTTTCGCgtcctttttctgttttatttcgcAATCTCGCGATCACTATGTGGAGTGTTCACAGCTGATCACGTCCATGAGAACCGTGATTCACTACACTTTCATTACACCAGCACTCAATACCATATTAGTCACTGCAGTTCTATCCTTTTAACATCTTTTCTTACGTCAAAGTTCCCCCAGCTCGGGAACTTTTTCCGAAGAGTTGATCCCTCCTGGGTAGATATCGTGGTGGTCGTATTCGCTCACGATCTTCTCCGCCACTCATTCCGCAGATACTTTCTGCATGCAAAGGCGAATccttctttcatattttttctgctttcacaAAATTTATAACTCATGCTCTTCATCGCAACTGCAACTCTTATAACCTATTATATAATAATCGAACGCTGTTTTCTCGGGAATTTTTTAACCAGCTCTTTTTACCCAGCTTATTGAGAGGTTTCAACACCTTCATGCACCTAATTGTAGACCCGTTGTAGTGTTCTAGCTTAAGAATTGGAGAGAAACCTGAACCGTAGTGTGTACTATTATATGAACTGTAACTATTTGTAATTTGAAGCacacatttttgttcttcagtCAAGAGTCCAGTCAAGAATATTGTTCTTGAGAAGATGAACTCACTTTAAAAATCAGCTATGCTGTTCATACCATTTCTCGTAACCCCCTTAATCTTCTCGAAAATCAACCTACATCTcgacaaaaatattttacccCGTTTCAAATGCTCACTTCTAATTTCTCAGGGAAAATCTACACAAATGGAAATTTGGGGTAGCTAAAACATACCGGAAGGCAGCTTATAAACGCACCCCAGGAAGAATTGGTATAAGTAAGCTTACGGAAACCATTCTGCAAATCTGTACGCCACCAGTCACCATCGTAGCTCAtccattttttgatttcaccAAAATAAACACTACACTTATAATTGGTGTTGAACTCCTGAAATCTTGATGGTAACATGAACTTTTCATGAATGTTTGCGGATTTTTCCCCATTACAAGCATTTTATGACAGATCCACCATATGGGCGGTTagaaattagcaagaaatacgTAGCTGGCACCGTTGTGCACAAGAAATGATGTTTGGATATAAGAATGAGGTAAAAGGATGAAACATTCATCGTTGATCAACcctactttcttttctttttctttttttctgattctgaaCGGTAGTCTGACCCCACAGGTTTTGTGAGCGCGTGCGCGATCTGTACGGTGGCTTGATATATGATCCAATGCCTTGCGAGGGGCAGCAGTTGTGTCGTGTCAGAGTCCCTACCGTTCGAGATCTGTATGATGACATTTTTCGAACCCAAGGGGCGAGAGGACTGCACTGGATCGGTTTCGAACGCGCAGATGTAGTGGTGACGTTTCACGTGCGGTACGCCAGTGTCCATACCttagggtcaagacgacatgaaaccCTGCGCAATTGCGCAAGTGGcttcgctcgaagcggcgcggtggactCAGATTTGAAATAGAgttgggaccattgcgaactgcagcaaagaACGGTGCTATTAAGTGTTCTCCCTTGATTGGAACCGTTACCCTCCATTGCGTTGCTTTGaacgcagccgcctacgcaactgcaccgttctTGATGTCGCTTTGACACTACTATACACCAATGTTTATTCTGCACTGCAACAATTCAGTGCCTCTTGCGAGGGGTTGGAGGcaacttttcaacttttccttCCTTACTTCCACAAATTTCCTCTGAACTGCGCCTGACACGAGATGAATGATTCGAATTTATGGATTCGAGCGTGGTTAACCCCATCATATCGCAATGATGAACTCGTGAGTATCTAATTGAGCTTCAGGTGCAAACGAAGATGTTGCTTTTCTATTcaatctatttcttttcatacGGATTCCTCTAACTGGAAATATGGACATGGAAACCAGTTTTGAAACCGGATATGTAATGTGACagtctttttctcaaatactGGACAGTGAACAACTTCAACACAGATATACTTACATGCGAAAATCAATCAGCACAGCCCAATTTCATCGAACGTGTCTCTTTACTCTATGTATTAGTATTCGTAATATTTTATCATACCTTTgcattttcactatttttaatCTAAAATACATCAGGAGGAATGGCTCAGCTTTTTATGTTCACTATTCCTTTCCTTAACCCTGCAGATGTGTCAACACCTCTCTAATTCTGCACTTTGAGAAGAAAGGAGAACGCCCACATCTTTTATTCCGATCTCTGAAATCCTCCTGCTCACTCTTCCTAGCAGAAGGGCGAAAAAATTCCTCACTCACTAATTTCTATCCTGCAAAGCAAAGGGAAATTATCAGAACTGCGTTGTAGCCTCTCAAAGTAATTAGATTTCCTCAAACTTTGTAATTAAAGGTTTGgcatcttcaattttttcgaaatcttttgaaattcACTCCAAAAGTCACTGTTTTAGGtagtaagttaatataaaaacaaCACCTTCCTCCATCTCTTTCATTCACGTCATGTTGTCACACGgcctgagttttttttttcaattttcacctCTGTCCTGGTATATTTAAAAGCAACTGAATTCTCCAGGAGCGTCgttatttttcctgaaatcaaAATCTTTCAATTCTGTCATCAAACTTTCACTGgacctttaaaaaatcaaattttttacCTTGACTCAAACCCGAAGGTACGTAGCTCCGCTCCCAACGAGATTCAGGGTGTGAGATTTTCTTTGCACTTTCCTTCTCGAATCCGATagaagatgaaagaaatttgtctTAAAAAATTTGCGTATGAGGAAATAGTTGTTGCGATTTTTGCAGGAATAAAACAGTTATggcataagttttttttctcgcctcTGATCAGACATATTTTAAAGAAACCCGATGAGTAATGACCCGACACAATTTATGAAATTAATCCCACTATTTAGAACAAACTGTTTTCAAAAAGCATATAAACTCATCTGATATTCTCAGATTACATTGATTACAGATTGCAGTCAGTTCATTTTTCTCGTCGgattttaattaattcttgttttttttttctgccatcGATTACATTCGCATGTTTTGTGAAGTTACACAACGGTTGTTGTAAATGTTGTAGCTCGTTTGTCACTTGCGGTTATGAGTTCATGTGAAAAATGAGGTCTGATCCGAGTTCGCAAGTGACGCAGCTCTCTAATAATGAAAACATGTGGTTGTTAGTCACACTTACCTGGAAATAATACAGCAAAATGTTAtgagaagttttctttctgatccTTGTCAATTTTTGTCCTCCTCTCCTCTTGTACTCCAATTTTCCATACAATTATATTGTTAATAACGGTGAAACGAAAACGGAGGAGTGCATCGACAGGGGTTGGGACTTAATCTAAAGAGTTAAGAAGCAGAGGAGTCAAGTCCCGCTTTGGCTTTCTACAGAAGAACTGACAAATTTCAATCCGTGACTAATACGGCATAGAAAgttttgcggattttttttcatattttgaatACTAATGTTGAGGTTGCAATTTCTTAGAGGTAATACACCAGTAAATcatttgaaacattttatttcttcggaCCGCTACCGCTTCAAGAGATGAATATCTATTTAAGACATGAAAACTCCATGGTTGAGGGTTAATTCGTGCGTAAAAAGGTACAGAAAGCTGTACAGAAATTGGTGGAGTGGTATTAGAGTGAACTGAACTCCGATCCACTGAAAACCTCGCAACTAATTCGAGATGTTCGACtatttggaaagaaatctaAGCTAGACCACTAgatcaattcttttttccaccaGCAGGGtcgttttgcaaaaagtaTGTGGAATGGAGCAATATTGGGGTACACTAATCAATATAATTTTACCCTCTAGGCGTTATTTCCCTTGATTAGAATTTGTTGCCTGAAGATATTTGCTACTGTGAAAAATCGTAGAGGAGAACTCTGCACTCTGCGTACCTTTACCCTCCTCCCTTCTCAGTTTATCACCCTGATTCCAGCACAATGCagtcaaggaaaaaaacccttcGAATAAGCTATTCATTCCCGTCCACCActgcatttgaaaagaaattacgTGTTACTGACCTTTCATGCTGGTAATTGGGTGTAACTCTTAAACTAATACGAAGAGAGAAAAGTTTAATTGTTCCCCAAGCGTTCTCAAGTAGTGATCAATTTGGAAAGGCAAAATGGATTGTGTTGTTCTCGAAAAGAACAGTGTGACGTGTGAAACTCTATTAAAGTGGGCTGCTACATCAACGCTACAGCTTACATCGATGTAAATCGTGCGTATAATCTTGATATTCGCACTTCTTCCGCTCTATATAGTGGATATCTTTTCCCACGAATTTGCTCCAAATAAGTGCGAAGTTTTCTGAATGctatttctactcttttttattgttgataccatttttagtgtttttgtttcagtgttttttacgttagtaaaaaaatacaattattaTGAATGCATCATGCAGATAGAACTGTGAATATggattatataatatatatatatattgtattttaCGGATTATAAATCAGATGTTATATTTTATGGATTATAaatcaaatatcaaaaatctgcgaaaatggagaagaaattaGCTTCATTTTCGTTCCCTGTGTAAACCTTCCACAAAAATTGTGTATGTGACGTTTTTGTGCTCAAAAGTTTAAGTTTAAGAGAGCATCTTGAAAAAAGTGTCCAGCAAAGTGCAGACgaaatttttctgtatttcttttcAGGCATCCCTTCTCTATGcttttctatttcatatttaGACCTTCGACAGCTATGGTTATTGATCTCCTCCTCAGGTGTACACCTATACAACCACAGGctattacttttttgtttaaatttgcTGTTTGTGCAGAAACGTTTCTCCCCAGAGTCTTTATTGAAGCATTAGTGACAAGGAGTGACCGCGTGCGCATTGTAAAACCTGAGAGTGTATTGCGAAAAGCTAATTCTgttaaagaaatttcattcGACCAGGATCTGATCACGATATCTAAAATCCACtagtatatttttctttaacgtCTCCAGAAAGTAGTGTGTTACATGCATTTGCGATGtttgcaaaatcaaaaaatcatctGACATGAATTCTTTTAGTGTTCTGATATTTCTGTTATCTCAGTTTCagtttttccatcttttcggTACAGTTGTTCACTTTATCGAGAAAAGTTATCTCTATGTCTTGTTCCATCTTTAACCTGTCAGCTGACACCGCTTCAACAATAATcgttttcaaagaaactcGAAACTATTCCCTCTGATATTTCACCTCTTTCTGTTAATTTCCTCTTCAAATTTTGGATTTATTGCTTcacttctattatttttatcatctTCTTGCTTTGGTCATCTCCTTGACCtcctttccaaaaatttttttcacgcatttctcttcaaaatttcacaaagCGGTTTAAAgataaaatccaagaaaaaagttgcgGTTAATAACTTAGCATTTACATAAAATCGAATACAATTCTATGGAAACGAATCAGATGCGCTTAAATGACTGCAAAAATGTCACTCACAAGAGACATTTGAGAATCTCATCAAAGGATATAGAACTAGAACCCTtctctaattaattaattaattagaactagaactagaaagaaaaactcgttCAGCTCAAAGATCGTTTCTATCGATTTTTGCAGAATAGTATCCTGAAACCCTTGGGGAGAAGCGACGTTGTATTAAAAGGtttccaaaagaaacaaagaaaccaCGTTTTAAGAGGAGCAGGTGTAGAGAAAGGCTGTGTTACGAGTTCCCTTGCATGGCTTGCATTAGTGTTCAGACGTGACCTATGTAAATACATAGGTCGTTTGGAAGGGCACTGTATTCCCTGTGCTCATCTCTGATCTCTTGAAAAATTCCGCCCTTAATAACTTGTGATCCCtcgaaaaataagttttttagGCTTTTCGCGTAATTGAGCGTAAACCATCGTGTTCACTACGATCTATAGATtcattgccaaaaaaaaaaccagaacgaCTTGGACGCTGACACTGTCTTGAATTTAAGAGTCCCTTCTTCAtgtaaatttcttaaaaactgCTAAATGAATTCCCCCCCTAGGCTCGATCAAAACTAAATCAATCTAGCGAGTGCTCCATCACTCATAGTGGTGAATGGTtgagatgattttttcttgaacaataTTAGATTCCTGCGTATTATTTGTGACTATTCAACGATGTCCTAAAATGTTCATCCCATCGAAAACTTGAAATGGTTGTTTGTTAGTCGATTACTTCTCCCTGTTTCCAATTCTTTCTaccaataaaaatttccatcacTGCCCGCTGAATAACTAAGTCCGTTTCTAACAACGCTGACATCATCGTCATTTCAGACTTCGCATATGCACTGATTGTCTGATGCTAAAAAGGGCTCTTCTCCAGTGCTTTCTCATGCTGGTATGCTCTGAGTTTGTACTCAACAAGAAGTGGCATCCTTACAAAGGCAGACGATACGATTTAACTCTTTTTATTCGGTGAGGATTAATCTATTCTCGCTATCAAAATCGAAGTACCGTACTGAAAAAATGTGCAGACAACTTTCTCCTTGTTCTTGGAATCATGAGCGGGATATCCATCTgtcacatcttttttcttctacttatggcgtattttttgaaataaaaatttgtttccaaAATCGCAGAGGATCGCCAAAAACCTTTCTTGTACTTTAGTAATCACAACGTGACAGACGCCACGTTCTTCCGGCTCGTGGGCGTGGACAACACGGCTGATTTCAATGTGTCCGCCGGCAACACATTTGAACACACTTTTGAGGTGAGCACCCATCGATCATCTCGGGTCAACTGTAGCTGTTCTCATTGGAATTCACAATTATATGATGTATGAGAAGAAATCGTAGATTTAAAGGTCCGGCGGAAAGGCTACTGGACACTTTTTGTCGAATTCCCTGGAGATCGATACGCGAAGTCGCCACGCAAGGTAAACTATATTTTCTGACTGGATAGAAGAGATAAGGAACCTGACCTACCATCACTTTCCTCCACCAATaagaaatcttcatttttaattGCCAAATAACTGCTTTACCTACTGACAGCCATTAATTTTATCGTCTACTCAGAAATTCAACGAGAATTGTTTCTTTGTTCAAGGGAAACCTCGGACTgttcatgttctttttttggtgatgCAGAGCTATGTACGTTTACCTCTGTTATGTCTGGAATTCTGGTTTTCCGTGTGTTAATTAGACGATAACATGCATTTTTCTGCCAGAATCCAGCTCAATCCAGCTAAGTGTACAATTGCAATGATCTCATTACTTTTCGAAAACTTCTGCTCTCTAAGACAAATATTCGAGACAAAGTATCAATTCGACTGGCAATTCGTCGATTTTTGTCAGCGCGACAGTCCACTTTATACGTTCCTGCGAACGTCCTGTTCCTATTCACAGCCACCTCTGCCAAACAACAGTGATACCTCCAAAATGAAGGACATTTTTGCGATCAACTCCGTGGATCAAATTATCGAATTCCTCCGTCGAAGCATTTCAGAGAATCAACATCACCTTACAACATTACATGCAAGAAGGCTGTCATTGACCGCCGGGGTTATTAATAAACTATTCCTCCTCCGAACCGAACATAATCACAGGAGAATGAGTTCCTCCTCTTACCTCTGATTGCAATAGCAAGAAGGACAGCATAACATCTACTTCCTCATCTATTTCATTCACTACCCAGCTTCGTGTTTTCAGATAATATCGCGAGATTCGTACCGGAGATGGGTGATGGAAGTGTATTACTATCCAGGTGCTGTTGGTTTCAGCGAATGGCACAAAATGGGACGGAAGAGGGACTTAAACAAACAAGGCTGAGACGCAGCTAGTCGCATAGATGCACAACAGCTTCTCATTGCCGTATTCAGTGATTACTAGTGTAGTAACAAACTCCTTTGTCTTCGCTAGCATTTTGcctttcctttttgaaatttgtagtGTTGAGCTTTACTTCTCACGATACTGCCAACCCTGTGTTTATTGCAGTcctattaatattttttattcaaaataataCGATTTACATGAGCCATGGTGATGATCCGAGGCTAATTTGATGTAGACATTGtgcgaaaataaaagagaaaatttgccTTCTCAAACTACTCATCTGTATAGTATAAAATATACTTTATAGCAACTTTTCTTGCATAATAAACATCATTTTCACAAGTCACATGGGTGGCGGTTATACTTCTTGAAGTTGTCGACTGCTGCTGCACAGTTCGCGTTGATTGCCCTCAATGCAAGTTTTTCGCtgcatatttttcgaaaattgcgAGCACCGA is part of the Necator americanus strain Aroian chromosome V, whole genome shotgun sequence genome and encodes:
- a CDS encoding hypothetical protein (NECATOR_CHRV.G18828.T1), encoding MYKCQRMFRTTLVPKFSCRQHRPPERTTRLRICTDCLMLKRALLQCFLMLVCSEFVLNKKWHPYKGRRYDLTLFIRNHNVTDATFFRLVGVDNTADFNVSAGNTFEHTFEVRRKGYWTLFVEFPGDRYAKSPRKIISRDSYRRWVMEVYYYPGAVGFSEWHKMGRKRDLNKQG
- a CDS encoding hypothetical protein (NECATOR_CHRV.G18828.T3); this translates as MLVCSEFVLNKKWHPYKGRRYDLTLFIRNHNVTDATFFRLVGVDNTADFNVSAGNTFEHTFEVRRKGYWTLFVEFPGDRYAKSPRKIISRDSYRRWVMEVYYYPGAVGFSEWHKMGRKRDLNKQG